CGTGCACACCGAGGCAGAGGTCGAGGCCGCGCTCCGACAGGTGCTGCGAGACGTGACGGCGCTGGTCGTCGCGCACCGACCGAGCACGGTGGCCCTGGCCGACCGGGTGGCGCTGCTCGTCGACGGCCGGATCGGGGCGGTGGGCACTCATCAGGAGCTGCTCGCCACCAGTGCCGAGTACCGCAGGATGCTGTCCACGCTCGATGAGGAGGTCGTCGCGGCGACGGCCACCGATCCCGCGCCTGCTGCGGACGTCGACAGCCTGAACGCCGGTCGAGGTGCCTGCCCCGACGAGACGTCCCCGGCCGACGCCGTGGAGTCCGAGGCGGCAAGTCCGCAGGAGATCGTCCGCGCCGAGACGCACCGGCCGACCGATGGGCGCGATCGGGTACGCAGCGGGCAGGCCCCGACGAACGAGGAGATGCAGGCGCGATGACCGGCTCGACCGAACAGGGCCGTCCGGACGACCCGGCGGACGACCGGACGGACGCGGCATGGCGCGGCGTCGCAGCCGAGGACCAGGACGAGCTGAGCAGGAACACGAACCTGCTGCTGGCCGCCAGGTCTCGCAGGCTGCTCGGCTCGCTGGTCCGCCCGGTCCGAGGCCGGGTGGTGGCCGCCCTGGTTCTGGTGACGCTCAGCAGCCTCAGCTACCTGGCGGGCCCGCTGTTGGTGGCGGGCGCCATCGACCGAGGCGTCCCGGCCGCACTGGACGGCGACCCCGTCCCGGTTCTGCTGTTCGCGGCGGGCTATGCGGTGACCAACCTGTTGACCGGCCTCTTCCAGCTCGGCTTCGCGCTGGTGTCCGGCCGGGCGAGCCAGGACCTGCTGCTCGACCTGCGGCAGCGGATCTTCCGGCACGGCCAGCTCCTGTCCGTCTCCTTCCACGAGAAGTACACCTCCGGTCGGCTGATCTCCCGGATGACCAGCGACCTCGACTCGATGAAGGAGCTGCTGGAGGAGGGCCTGGACAGCCTGTTCACCTCATTGCTGAGCATGGTGGGCATCGCGGTGCTGCTGATCTGGCTGGACGCGCCGCTCGCGCTGCTCACCCTGGCCGCGACGGTGCCGCTCGCCATCGTGGCTCGCTGGTTCCAGCGCCGGTCGCGCCGCTCGTACCGGCTGACCAGGTCCTCGGTGGCCAAGGTGATCGTGCAGTACGTCGAGACGATGAACGGCATCCGGGCCGTGCAGGCCTACCGTCGGGAACGTCGCAACGACGCGATCATCGACGAGTTCAACCAGGAGTTCCGCGACGCGAACCGACGCGCGCTCAACGTGCTCGCCGTCTTCACCGGACTCGTGAAGTGGATCGCGCACCTGAGCATCGCCTCGGTGCTCGTGGTCGGCGGCTGGGCGGTGGCGACCGGGAGTCTGGAACTGGGCATCCTGACGGCGT
The Actinoalloteichus fjordicus DNA segment above includes these coding regions:
- a CDS encoding ABC transporter ATP-binding protein, with the translated sequence MTGSTEQGRPDDPADDRTDAAWRGVAAEDQDELSRNTNLLLAARSRRLLGSLVRPVRGRVVAALVLVTLSSLSYLAGPLLVAGAIDRGVPAALDGDPVPVLLFAAGYAVTNLLTGLFQLGFALVSGRASQDLLLDLRQRIFRHGQLLSVSFHEKYTSGRLISRMTSDLDSMKELLEEGLDSLFTSLLSMVGIAVLLIWLDAPLALLTLAATVPLAIVARWFQRRSRRSYRLTRSSVAKVIVQYVETMNGIRAVQAYRRERRNDAIIDEFNQEFRDANRRALNVLAVFTGLVKWIAHLSIASVLVVGGWAVATGSLELGILTAFLLYMRRYYDPMDRLAMFLNSYISATAALEKISGVLEEAPSVPEPAEPKKLPESRGRLRFDQVEFRYSADLPTVLQPLDLDVAAGQTVALVGTTGAGKSTVAKLVARFYDPSAGSVRLDGVDLRELAEADLRRSVAMVTQESFLFSGSVAENIALGRPGATRAEIEHAAATVGAHEFIAALPDGYDTDVRKRGGRLSAGQRQLVSFARAFLADPRVLVLDEATSSLDLPTERAVQHALETVLAGRTALIIAHRLSTVLIADRVLVVDAGRVVEDGAPEELIAAGGRFAGLHRAWQDSLV